The following are encoded in a window of Candidatus Dojkabacteria bacterium genomic DNA:
- a CDS encoding FtsX-like permease family protein → MIKGRDASKLALTKYKQRKVRTITSGCSISLGIIILLVFLVGTTGVNNTLKKIFRDTISFKNYVAVDASADSSVQKTVENTYKGEYIGRTAQLDGISDHLEFCISPLLDQVSSEYTYFTMYNLVLVPEFIAHDYLAEGYSFDDKYDGKIPVIIPITDLAYIKNNVAVWDMSSREQYDFFHDLAVEYLGKEISISYEAMGHVAYDETNDPTSWTELDNRFVIVGFSHSGFGSLYTMGYYNSLIIPDWAKSELMDSKVLSLTAGKSIYKLQNPKDVKKVVKDLWTNPVYGIVEQTHEFTKITRNIGLGLGSFFLIVSAFSVFFTVNKIVSESKREIGVFRAVGATRADIRKILYKYALLITNVGFVIGLVLSIGFNVVLSLFWGSSLFYALAVNSMQMSVSKPMFFFVGFPWAGIILIYFIGLITTFVGTTIPAFRASLMPTVTALRDE, encoded by the coding sequence ATGATAAAAGGCAGAGATGCAAGCAAGCTTGCGCTTACAAAATATAAACAAAGAAAAGTAAGAACAATTACCTCGGGTTGCTCGATATCGTTAGGTATAATTATTCTGCTTGTATTTCTTGTTGGAACAACAGGGGTTAACAACACACTAAAGAAAATATTTAGGGACACAATTTCATTTAAAAACTATGTTGCCGTTGATGCAAGTGCGGACTCATCGGTTCAAAAGACAGTAGAAAATACATACAAGGGAGAATATATCGGGAGAACAGCTCAACTTGACGGTATTAGTGATCATTTGGAATTCTGTATTAGTCCTTTGCTTGATCAGGTTTCATCCGAATACACATATTTCACAATGTATAATCTCGTGCTTGTTCCTGAATTTATTGCACATGATTACTTAGCTGAAGGATATAGTTTCGATGATAAATACGATGGAAAAATTCCCGTAATTATTCCTATAACCGATCTGGCATATATTAAAAATAATGTTGCCGTTTGGGATATGTCTTCAAGGGAGCAGTATGACTTTTTTCATGACTTGGCCGTAGAGTATCTTGGTAAAGAAATCTCGATTTCTTACGAGGCTATGGGTCATGTGGCTTACGATGAAACTAACGATCCAACTTCCTGGACGGAATTAGATAATAGATTTGTTATTGTAGGTTTTAGCCATTCAGGTTTTGGTTCATTATATACAATGGGATATTACAATTCGTTAATTATTCCGGACTGGGCGAAGTCTGAACTTATGGATTCAAAGGTTTTATCTCTTACGGCGGGAAAGAGTATCTACAAATTACAGAATCCTAAGGACGTAAAGAAAGTAGTCAAAGATCTATGGACGAATCCTGTTTATGGAATTGTCGAACAGACACATGAATTCACAAAAATAACAAGAAACATTGGATTGGGGCTGGGTTCATTCTTCCTTATTGTCTCAGCGTTCTCCGTATTCTTCACCGTTAATAAAATTGTATCGGAAAGTAAACGTGAAATCGGGGTATTTAGAGCTGTTGGTGCTACCCGTGCCGATATAAGGAAAATTCTATACAAATATGCTTTATTAATAACAAATGTCGGATTTGTTATTGGGCTTGTACTTTCAATTGGCTTTAATGTTGTTTTATCGCTTTTCTGGGGTAGCAGTTTGTTTTATGCACTTGCTGTAAATTCAATGCAAATGAGCGTATCAAAGCCGATGTTTTTCTTTGTTGGATTTCCTTGGGCAGGTATTATTTTGATATATTTTATTGGACTTATAACAACATTTGTTGGTACAACGATTCCGGCGTTTAGGGCATCCTTAATGCCTACAGTTACCGCCCTAAGAGATGAGTAA
- a CDS encoding ABC transporter ATP-binding protein translates to MLSARNLTKTYTVGGERIHAVDDVNLDIAEGEIVAIMGSSGSGKSTLLHLLSGLDQPTSGEISVDGKSLSSMTDNESAAYRNQTIGFVFQFFFLQPYLNVRENVEIPLMFRKMITSERQEKAVNALNLVSIADRIKHLPKQLSGGQMQRVAIARALVNNPKIIFADEPTGNLDEKTGKEIMDVLENISKQNRTTVIIVTHNPKIASRAGRIFNMVDGKLL, encoded by the coding sequence ATACTTTCGGCGCGGAACTTAACAAAAACATATACCGTTGGTGGTGAAAGGATTCATGCAGTCGATGATGTAAATCTTGATATAGCTGAGGGCGAAATTGTTGCAATAATGGGATCAAGCGGAAGTGGTAAGAGTACATTACTTCATTTGTTAAGCGGGCTTGATCAACCTACTTCCGGTGAAATTTCCGTTGACGGCAAGTCGCTTTCGAGTATGACTGATAATGAAAGTGCGGCATATCGGAACCAAACAATAGGGTTTGTTTTCCAATTTTTCTTTTTACAACCGTATCTTAATGTTCGTGAAAATGTTGAAATTCCATTGATGTTTCGAAAGATGATAACATCGGAAAGACAGGAAAAAGCAGTTAACGCACTTAATCTTGTTTCGATTGCCGATAGGATAAAACACTTACCGAAGCAGTTAAGTGGAGGGCAGATGCAAAGAGTTGCAATTGCGCGTGCGCTTGTTAATAATCCCAAAATAATTTTTGCCGATGAACCTACAGGTAATCTTGACGAAAAGACAGGCAAAGAAATAATGGATGTGCTCGAAAATATTAGCAAACAAAATAGGACAACAGTTATCATTGTTACTCATAACCCTAAAATTGCAAGTAGAGCAGGTCGAATATTTAATATGGTAGATGGCAAACTTTTATGA